GTTAGCTTGTCTTCCTCCTGTCTGGTGCTCAGGAACTACAGCTGAACATGTTTTTTGGTGACAGTTAATGGATGGTTAGTTGCTGTTTTACTCAAATGCATGCACGATGGAATTGCCTCTTTGtccatttcctcctcctgttttGGGGCTGTCACCATAACAGcaggagaattttaaaatactaatggATTCAGGAAGACCTATGGGAGAGAGGCCAGTGCTTGCAGAGTGTTATCAGACCTCAAAGACCCCAAAGCATGCAAGGATTTAACTGAGTGATATAAGTGGCCTTCACTCTGCTTTTGTGCTTGTGAGCTTCCTAAATACATCCTGGGAACCCAGGGCAGAGCCgggccccatcccatcccatcccatcccatcccatcccatcccatcccatcccatcccatcccatcccatcccatcccatcccagcctgtgAGGGGATAATTCAGGAACCAGCAGCCCGAGGGCACCATCTAGTGAACAGCCGGGACTGCAAAAACCTGAAATGGGCAGAAATTGAGTGAAAATTGGAGCTGGGGGCTCCCCGGGGGTCAGTTCAGGGGATTGGGGAGTCACGCTTTGTGCTTTCCCTCTACTcctgttattttaaatttatttttttccatcaggtttcccagagaagagCCTTCACCACAGTGCACCCTTTGTGGCAGGGATATCAGCCTGGAGCACACCACacttgctgctctgccctggccagTGGTGCTGGAAAGATGATGGCATTATGTTTTCTTGGTtggtagggggaaaaaaagggtcaTTTCTAATGGTttgtgaggggacacaggtgagcaGGAGTGGAGAGGGGGAGGCAGCTCTGTTGTGGGGCAGGTCTGAGCTGGAGGCATGGGCTGTTCTTTCAGTTGAGGTGAAACCAGCCTTTAAGAGGAAAATTTAAAAGAGCTCCAACATCCCCAGGGTGAGCTGAGAGGGCAAAAAGAGAGGCTGAAAAACCACAGATTTGGTGCACAGCTTCAAGGTCCCTGAACTGAGGCAGCAAACAGGGATGAAGGAAACACCACACTCCTGCTGTCCCCCGGGCCAGGGGGCTGAGCTGGTTCtctccccacattccccacGTTGGGAATTGCAATTCTTTACTGGGAATTGCACACCTTGCCAGGAGAAAGCTGTCCTGTAACCTGCTGTTCCCCAAGGAAGATGGGTTTCTGCAGCCCAAGAGCAATTCTCTGATACCTATTGCCATTGTTGCCTGCaatgtgtccctgctcccacagatTCCAGGCCAAGCCCAGTCCCCCCATCCATAAGATCAGTGGTTATTTTGTGATCTGGCTTTCAGAGAGGCATGGGATATGCTCATGCATTCAACCTCACTgtccttggagctgctggaggagagaaTCCCAGGGCAGGAACAAGGAAAGGTGACACCCCCAAGCAAGACCACAGCAGTGACCaacccctcagctcctccttttcctggcagggctggggaacaCCCCCCATTCCCCTTGTGCTGCACCCCACCAATCCCTCCTGATCCAAAGGTGGCACCTTCAGCAGCTCATGGCCCCCatgtgtgaccgtgttcacaggggtcccaggatgagggaggagacgaggatctgactccatgtttcagaaggcttgatttattattttatgatatatatgatattaaaactatactaaaagaatagaagaaaggatttcatcagaaggctgagtaagaatacagaaagaaggaatgaataacaaaggcttgtgtctcggacagagtccgagccagctgactgtgattggccattaattagaaacaaccacatgagaccaatcacagatgcacctgttgcattccacagcaccagataaccattgtttacattttgttcctgaggtctctcagcttctcaggaggaaaaatcctaaggaaaggatttttcataaaagatgtctgtgataCCCACGAGCTGTTGGCATCCAGCCCCCAGGTGACCCCGTGAGTGCTGTGGGGTGCCTGTGGTGGGCTGAGCCGTTCTGGGGGGGGCTGCCTGCACGGAGAATGGAGGGGGGCTGTCCTTGGGGGcttctttgtgttttgctgcagcAATGCTTGCCAAGCACCCCAAGGATTTgtggagcagcactgaggggtACAGGGGTGCTCAGGTCAGGCCACCCCCCCACTGTCCAGCTCGCCCTTTGCAGCCCCCTTTGGGGCCAGCTCCccggggaggagggagctgctgcgAATTGTGCCTTTCCCTCTCGTATGCACACAGTCACGATGGTTAGTTAAGTGGCTTGTTTTTCATTAGGAAAAGGCTGTTGCTAGGCCACCCTGCTCCCCGGCGTCGGTCGGGAAGGGGTTTTGCAGCCAATCCGGGAGGCTGTGCCGGGGTTTGCACACGCACACATCACGCAcacccctcctgcagcccaggtgcTAAGCGGCTGCCAGATGTGCCTGTTCATTTCCACATCACACCTATCCGCTTCTTCCGGCCGAGCCGCTTATTAAGGCTCCGGAGATTTTAATTTAGAGTTGGCCGCGAGTTTTCTGCCTTCTAATTTACCCTCGGGGAGGAGAGGGGTGAGTGGGGGGGCAGAAACATGGGTTCTCCCTCTGCTTTGGTCTCTGATGAAATACCCGAGTGAAGCCTCTGAAACAGGGTGACTcgtccctctgtgtccccacagcgAGGGGACACACTGCCTCAGCTTAggggctggctccaggctgTTATTAGGTACCAGCATTGCTCCACCCCAAGATATTCCTGTTGTGATTTTTAGGGATGTCCTGTCCAACACCAGGTGTCGGTGAGCTCATTCTaactcagtgattctgtgatttgggCTTTACGTGGCATTTCAACCGTGTGTGCTGTgatgagcagagccagcagcaaagcaagCCAGGTGATTGATTGATCaggggtgctgctcccagccgTGCTCCCCATGCaaacagcccctggcagctgggagaggagctggaccCTGGTCAGGCActggggatgcagggcaggagggtCAGACACATCCCTGGACAGGGCTCGTggaacagctgctgctctgccatggtgCAGTTCCAAGCATCCTCTGGGTGTCCAACACCCACCCAGCAGAATCTCTGGTGCATGGGCAAGGGAGGGAGCGAGCTGAGCCCAGGATGTGAGCAGGATGAAGCCTTTCACAGCTGCATGGCAGGAAAGGAATGGACACCAAAACATGCAGGAAAAGGTGGACAATCCACTCAAGCCTCAGTTTTTGAGTGCCCCCCATGAAAACCCCcatgcagcaggaggaaagctcaataaaagcaggagaaagcatTGAATTGTGCCTGCTGCTCAAGGTGAAGCTGTTGCTAGACAGAAGTAAAAGCTGTCGCCATCGGCTTCCATTGGCTCAGCCCCACTCCAATGACGGCCTTATCGGTTACCTGCACTCGCAGCTGCCTGGAAAAAACTCATTTGACAATGTTTTCCCTCTGATAAAAAAGCCCAGTGCTGGATTCATGGGTTTGAGTTAATCATTGTTCGGGGGTTGTTGAGATAACAGCTGAGTTTTCCGCAGATTCTTCAATTATCACAAATTTTAGCGTAAATGgtgagccagcccagctctccctctcCCACCTAAAGATGCTCAGCCTCCCAACACCGGCTCCAGCAGGCTGCCCCTGAGATGAGCCCGAGCGTGCGATGAGCTGGAGTTTGTTCAGCCATGACAACTCCGAGCTGGCACGGAGGTGAATATTCACAAACACCTGTGAAAATCCCCATTAGCTCTGAGAGGCTGAAAATGGGGTGAATGTCACCACTTAGATTATTCAGAGCAAACATTGTTGGCAGAGAGCAGATTGCCCCGCCTCTAATCATCCGTgtgaggtctgctcagcagcaacCCTATTTTGGAGGCCTGCAGTACACGGTGTTGGGGTTTTCCAGGCCCTTTCAAATCTGATGGAAATAGGGATTAACCCTCACATTTGTTTCTCACCTTCCCCAAGAGGTGGAGATCATGGCATAGAAGCAAAGCTTGCAGGGCATGACAGCACCAAAGGGCAGCTGCCTCCAAAGCAGGGAGGATATTTCAGCAGGAGGGTTAAATCAGTGGATGGTCAAGacttcagaaatgctttttttttccttaattatgCCTTAGGCTGATGGCAAGGCAGGCTGAGTCACAGGCTGGTAAAGCCTTGTCCAGGTTCACCCCAACACACCTGTGTCTCACACTGACCATCACAAGGTTTAGTGCAAGGCAGTGAGAcgggggctggaggggctgggtcTCAGGTGGACAAATAATTTGGGAGCCATGGCGTGCCCCATATAAGCTCTCCACAAGCTCATGTACACCCCAAAGGGATGTGGTTACACAGGCCAGGTTATGTGGCCATGAGCAAAGCTCCGCTCTgtccttcctccagctctgctttcccaggagccaggacagccctgctgcatcACTTTTGGAATGCCACCATCTGCTGACAGTGGGATGCAGAGCTTTCACCTTTCCTTCAGCTTtgcctccctcctgctgtcccGGGGGAGGTGGGgatggcagagaggaggaaacagACCTGCACCAGCTGTGCtcctctgtgtgccctgtggGGTTCAGGCCCTGCTGACattgcacagctcagctgagctgcaccctgagctggcacagagggtgctgctggccctgtTTTACACCCTGCTGCATCaggaacacacctgggacaaACTGGAACAAGCAGGATTTAAAGACCTACCAGGGCCACGAGCTCACGGCAGAGCCCAGGTTATTATATCTGTAGAAGGATGGCTGTGTTTGGGCCACTGTGAGGACAAAGATTTTTAGATGTGTCTGAcacatttcaaagcatttctgagctgttcctggcttcctgtgccaggcagggaggagtTAAGATGGGAAGTGCAAGATGTGTCTGGTAATGGCACTGATGTGTGCGTCAGGTGTGCCTGCGTCACCCGGCTGCCTTGGCCGCTTCccaaggctgggctgagctctcctTACCTTCCACTGCCTGCTGGGAGAAGCCTGGGATGGTCTAGCCTGGCTGATGGGGTCATGGACTCCACGCCAGTGCTGGCTGTTGTaccccctgtgctgcagcagggtaCCCAAAGTCCccagggtgctggcagctctccagcctgctctgccacctccctCTCACAGCCCAGGCAGAGGGACTGTGCTCAggggatgtccccaagggctgCCCTTAAAGCACATTGTGAAAATATCAATTTTCTACAACCATGGCTGTTCAGTTCCTGGTGAATCAGGTAACTCCCTGTgtccagccccaaacccctccctggTGCTCACACACCCAGCTGGGGCACATTTGTGCAGCCACAGATCATCTACATGTCACCTACAGGCAGAGTCACTGCAGATGAGCAATaccctgtccccacactgtgACAGCAGCCTATGTCACAGCTCACAACATTCCCACAGTGATCTTGCTCCCAGACCCTGGCtgagcccatccctgctcctcctgccatacaggggtgtccccagagcagaggggacagcctgTACCCCAAGAACTACCCACTCCAGCCTCTCAAAGCACCTCTTCCAGTTGCAGGTGGGTTTGAAGCCCTAGAGCATGGCATGGTACTTGGGCACCTGTTTGCcaaccccatccctgccctctcaCTCCTGGAGAACTGCCAGATCAAATCATGCAGAATATACACAAGGGTTTTAGCCAGAACAGTTTTTAATTCAGAACTGGACAATCAtgtgaataatttatttaaaattaagtgcATTCTGTGCTCTTGTCCAGGCTGGACATCGATTAGACCCAGACTTTCCTCTTGAACTTCATTGTGCAGGTGGATCCCTATAAATCTGTGGGGCCTGATGGGATCCATCCAAGAACCCTCAAAGAGCTGCTGATGTCATTACAGAGCTGGTCAACTATTTTTGAGCAGTCTTAGGAATCCAGAGATCTCCCAGCTGACTGAAAGCTGGAAAATGTTGCCCCAGTTTTGAAGGGCAAGAAGGACACTGGAAACTACAGCCTGCCAGTCTCACTTCAGACAGGCAAAATGATGGGAAGTATTTTTCTGGGAGGTGTTGAAAACCACCTGGAGCACAATGCAGTCATtggtcacagccagcatggcttcacCAGGGCAAAGTCCTGCTCATTGAACCTGATTTCCTGCTACAGCAGGGTTCCCACCTAGCTGATCAAGGGACACCAGGTGATGAAATCTTTTTGgacttcagcaaagcttttgatACTGTATCACAGTATCCTTCTGGAGAAAATGttcagcacacagctggagctgagcactgaacagcctccccagggaagtgctcacagcaccaagcaTGTCTGAGTTCAAGGAGTGTTTGGATAAAGCTCTCAGGCACGTGATGGGATTCtttgggtgtcctgtgcagggccaggtgttggactcgatgatcctgatggatcccttccaactcagcatattctatgattctatgaaagaAAGTGAGCAGCAAACTGGCTGTTTACTGATCCAGATGGTTTGCAGCCTTTGGACATCAGCAAAACACCTCAGTCCCTGCACAGGAAAGCTTGCCCCTTGCTGTCTGGGAAGAGGACAGCCCCACAGAAGGCATGGagggtgctggcagcccccATTACACACCCACAGAGGCTCCTCCAGGCTGACACAGGACCCTGCTCATCCCCAAGTGACAGATGAACACAGCACAGTCTGTGTGACAGCTCAAGGCTGCAGACAGCATTTTTGGGAGATTGCTTGTGTCCTGGTGTCACCATGTCTCcatccctgagcagagcagtgctgggcacaaGCCCCAGGGGAGGAGGTCAGCAGACACCTCCACCTTTAACAGCTGAAGGCACCAGGACGGCCCAAACACACAGAGGAGACGCTGTCCCCATCACAGGCTGCTTGCCATCAGGTCTGTGGGCCAGTACTGGTCATCCAGGTACTGGCTGCTGTCTGCAGCGGGGTCTGTGACGGGGctggggggccgggggggcagGCTGTGGGCCAGCTGCTTCTCCCACTGCACCTCCACCAGTCTGTACAGCTCCATGGCTGTCTGGGCGTCCTCCACCGACGAGTGTCCTTTGCAGCCCTCctgagaaaaggggaaaaagcctTGTTAGATAAAAGGGGCAGCAAAAATCTCACAGGTCATGTCTACTGACTTGGAAGGACACAAGTGCTGTGGGTTTTGGAGACAGCAAAGGTTTGATGCAGCCAAGGCCATACAGGTATCTCTTCCATCCGTTTTGGAGGGCACAGATCCTGTCCCCATTTTACTGAGATAATTATTGGTCAGATTGGGAGGTCCTTAGCTCTCTCAGCTTATTTATAGCCAGGAGCACGGGCTGAGCAACGTTCATCTCCACCTCACAGAGGACACACATGGAGGTGGGACAACCAAGCTGACCACAGAGACCACAAGGATGTTTCCCATCTCAGGATTCCTGATGCTCACCTGGATCTTTTTATGGAGCAGGTGCCTGGCCAAGTTCTTGAGGGAGACATTGGCCCTgatgggcagccctgccctcttCTTCAGCGCAGGGCTCTGGCTGGTGTCTCGAGTCCTGTCTTTCGGGTGGAAGTACTTCAGGGCTTGGAAGTCATTGTGGATGGCGTGTCCTACCACAATCTTGTCTTTCAAGATCTTCAGGATCTGGAAGAGTCACAGAGGGTTAGACTGACACTGCAGTGAAAGAAATACCAAGCATAAAATAAGCCATTTTGTATTAAATTCAGTTCCTTGGCTTCTAGTTTTTAGGCTCCCACAAGGAAtaacaaacaagcaagcaagcaaaccAATCCACTGCACAGCTTGAGGCTCCCattcctgtgctgtgcctcaCAGCAGCCTAGCACAGGCCACCAAGAATCCCAATTTGTGTCTGACAGATAAcacagagatattttaaaaaaatttttccccTGACCTCAGCCTGGGCAGCCTTGAAGGGAATTGCATTCTTCATGTGCTGCTTGGTGATGCCGCTCCAGCGTGTCCGGTAGTCCACGATGGGGAGCTCGGGCCGGATGTACTTGTCATAGATGACATCCCCCTCGTAGTTCACCACGGAGCAGCGTGCCAGCTCGCTCAGCTTGCCCTGAGGGCCCGTGCCCACCATCTCACAGTCGATGGCCACGTACTTGCCCGGGCGCAGCACCAGGGAGGATGTCCTCACCCTCCCGGAGCTGCCGttcccctgggacagcagcacgGAGTGGTGCCTGGCTATGCTGTCTGGAGAGGCAGATGGAGACAGGGATGAGGACACGGTCTGCTTGGCCTTGGGGACCTTGTCACAGCTCTCGGTGAGTTCAGTGTGTGCCTCCAGCCCCACCTCGGGGGTCTGACTGCCCGGCTGCCTGtgggggctcagcagccccttctgctccagcatggcCCGGCGCGCCATGAACCGCTGGTGCTTTCGGCTCCTCTTCTTGCTGCGAGCCTGCGGCGAGCCAGGACCCTTTGGGGCCTGAGCGCAGCCCCCATGGGTGCCCTGCAGGGTGGGCACGGAGACCTTCGGGGCGGGCAGCAGCGGGGTCATCTGTCCTTTGCCTGGTGGCATTCCTGCGGGAGGGTGCACAGGGGGCCATGAGTGCCATACAGACCCCGTGTTCCCCTGTCAGGAAAGGACGCACAGACCCCAGGGCAAACCCACTCCCCCACCCACAAACCCACACCGGCGACACcgggggtggcacaggcaggagaaacggggcaggggaagggagggaggggacacggaCACGCTGTCGCACCCTCTGACACACCACGCCTTTGCCCCCTCATTCCCGCTCCCACCCCGCCCCGTTCCCGGCCGCAGggccctgcccatcccctgcccaccgcactgtcccctctgtcccccccgCTCCGTACTCCCTCAGGCCCTGTCTGCCCATTACCCGGGCCCTCTCCACCTCGCTCCAGgccccagctgcctgcctgcccgCCCCGTTACCCATCCGCAGGCCCCTGCCGGCCCCCTCGGTGCCCTCCGGTATCCGCTGTACCCCCTGTCCCCCCGGTGTCTCCCCGGTGCTGACCGCTCCCGGCGCCGCTCACACGTGTCCGGCCCGGAAGCCGCCCCGCGGACATGCTCGGGCAAGTCCCGCCGTCACCACGCCCCCTGCTCTCCCATTGGCTGCTCCCAGCGGCTAATCTGCATATTGAGGCGGGGCTTCGGCCGCCCCCGAGGGTGGGGCTGTcgctggtttggggtttttggggtttttgggtttttttggggagtcCCGGAGATCCCCACCCGGAGTTCCCAGCGCAGACTGGGTGATGCTCAGGGCTTCAAGCCTGTCCCCCCTCTGCTCTTGGCAGAACGGACTCTCcgtggggctgggtttggggtgggatgcGCGCTGCGGTTCCTAGGAGTAAGCTAGTGATGATTAGATTTGCCTGGGGGTTCATTAGCAGGGGAAGGAATTGAACCATCATTTTCGGGGTTTGGGGCCCGAGAGCTTGTTTAGCTGACCCTACTAGAAAGTAATATAAAGGAGGTATGGAGGGTTTTGATTCCTCTAGTGTAGGTTCGATTCCTGCTTTTCTAAGTATTAGGACATGAGAGGGCTGGTACACCTGCATGGTCACTTTATCAGTGACCCTTAGTGTTCAGGCACATTTCCAGTAGGGCCTTAGGTAAGGAGGTAGGCCCGTGGAGCAAATTAGCATGCTGATATATCAGAGGCACAGGGCTAGTGTGAGTGGCAGGAAGGTTTTTCATAGTGTATCAGCTTGTCCTATTGGAATCGTGGGTAAGGGGTGTGAACTCATAGGAATCCTGCTGATAAGAGCAGGACTTTTGTGGCTAGTACGACAGGGAATAGTTCTTGAGGGAGGTTGAAGAGCCTTGGGTTGAAGCCAAGTCCATGCAGCCCAGCACGAACACATGGCTGCACTTTTCCTgaatgtcccctgtgtcccttccTCTTGCAGGTGGGCTGGAGCACGGCAGCTTGGCGTGTGCACCCTCCAGGCTCTCCCAGGACGCTCCCTGGAGTTGtggggggcagctctggctggggcaTGGTTGAAGGGGGGGTTTCAGACCGGCCTCTCGTTGCTTCCCTCTCAAAGCTCACAAAAGCAATGTCCGAGGTGGTCAGAAGAGGAGAAGGGCcgcaggcagccccagccccaggctcgTCCCCGCGCCTTCAGCATCGCTGCAGAGGCCGTGTGCCCTAGGGCAGACTGTGACTTGTTGTGGTGGGATGAGCCATACAACAACAAAATCACTAGTCTTCCACAGGGAACCAGGCACCGTGTCCATCCTCATCCCTCTgggcctggctgggagggtgccCTCTCCCTGCTACTGATGGGGCTCACAGGGATGCAGGACAAGTGTTTCACACTCCACTGTTCTCCCTTTCCACCACCCATTAGCTTCTCTAGCCTGGTAAGAAAGGAAAGATTTAGATTGCCCTGtggcttatttattttctgtttctcttttggTCAGTAAAACTCTTCCTTAAATCAGTTGCTTCACGTTTTGTATTTCTtgcatccatccctgctgttcAGCTAATTAATCTCCCTTTAATGAGAGTCATTCAAGTGTCTCACAATATCTTGCTAGGGAGTCCTGTCAGGTCTCTTTGTAGAAACTTACACTCTTTTCTGGTGTTTTTGGTGAAACTGTGCGTTACAGCTCTTGGAGATGGTTCATTTCATATTCCTGGGCCTCTCCCTGTAAATGAGGTGTGAGCTCACTATCACCACACAAGTGAGAGCAAACTCAAGCCTTGCTGTGCGGGACATGGGCTTGcatttctcctccagctctgggtgGATAAGGAGGTGGTGTCAGTGCCTGCTCTTCTCCCTCACACCCTGCATTATGTGATGGAAGACTCAAGTGCCTGGCTGAGAGCTTCTCCCTGGACACATTGGTGTTCCACTCATGGGTCTGATCACTCTTGTCTTGCCCACAACAAACCCATCCATGttccttctgc
This sequence is a window from Camarhynchus parvulus chromosome 10, STF_HiC, whole genome shotgun sequence. Protein-coding genes within it:
- the AEN gene encoding apoptosis-enhancing nuclease isoform X1 translates to MSAGRLPGRTRVSGAGSGMPPGKGQMTPLLPAPKVSVPTLQGTHGGCAQAPKGPGSPQARSKKRSRKHQRFMARRAMLEQKGLLSPHRQPGSQTPEVGLEAHTELTESCDKVPKAKQTVSSSLSPSASPDSIARHHSVLLSQGNGSSGRVRTSSLVLRPGKYVAIDCEMVGTGPQGKLSELARCSVVNYEGDVIYDKYIRPELPIVDYRTRWSGITKQHMKNAIPFKAAQAEILKILKDKIVVGHAIHNDFQALKYFHPKDRTRDTSQSPALKKRAGLPIRANVSLKNLARHLLHKKIQEGCKGHSSVEDAQTAMELYRLVEVQWEKQLAHSLPPRPPSPVTDPAADSSQYLDDQYWPTDLMASSL
- the AEN gene encoding apoptosis-enhancing nuclease isoform X2 gives rise to the protein MPPGKGQMTPLLPAPKVSVPTLQGTHGGCAQAPKGPGSPQARSKKRSRKHQRFMARRAMLEQKGLLSPHRQPGSQTPEVGLEAHTELTESCDKVPKAKQTVSSSLSPSASPDSIARHHSVLLSQGNGSSGRVRTSSLVLRPGKYVAIDCEMVGTGPQGKLSELARCSVVNYEGDVIYDKYIRPELPIVDYRTRWSGITKQHMKNAIPFKAAQAEILKILKDKIVVGHAIHNDFQALKYFHPKDRTRDTSQSPALKKRAGLPIRANVSLKNLARHLLHKKIQEGCKGHSSVEDAQTAMELYRLVEVQWEKQLAHSLPPRPPSPVTDPAADSSQYLDDQYWPTDLMASSL